ACATACTGACCCTGTGGTGTTTCCTAGTAGTCTCAAACTATGTTTTGAATAACTTATTGCATTAAACTCACTGTTTTGCATCGAAAATGAAGAGATTTCGATACTGGCAAGTGAATTACCATTTACTGAAGAGTTGAATGAGTAATATACATCAGCAGAAAAAACATTTCATAgaatttttcatttgaaaagttATATCAaggtaaatataaatataaaatatagggagtatatctttttaaaaaaaactggGATGGGAGACTGTCCTCTGATTTGTTCAAATTTTAACTGGTGGTGAATGGTTATGGTCAAGGGCTCAAGGCAATAAACAGATTAATACCCATCAAAATGAGTCATAAAATTAACCTTCCTCTCTAGTGTAAATCATGAATATAACATCTCCCACAAATAAAAcaccaaaataaagaaaattctGTCGAGAAAACTTACTCATGATTatgtaaaattatgtttctaagCAAGCAAGCAAACATTAGGTTCACCACTTTGCTTGTACCAAAAGAAGTTTGTCACGGACACAGCTTACAACTAAAGACAAATTGGCTTATACACCTTTAGTAAGTTGAAACCCATTTATGTCACTTTAGAGACAATTAGCTGTATAACACACTTCAAAGAAGAAAGAATAGATAATGACACTTTTAGAAAACAGCTGAACTATCATATTGCCAGGATAATTACACGATAATCCGCCAGAGATAAGAAAGAACAACTCTTCGACTATATTAAGCCATTGCTGCTGTACCcgaaaattgaataaatatgaaattacatCCCTCAAAAAGCCTTATAAATTTACGTTCTTCAGCATCTATAGGGACTGCAAAACTAATGCCACCAGCTTCTTCCAGACAGAGAGATAAGCTGCAAGATTGGAGGAAAACAAGATAGCCATGAATTTCAGACATGATTATGCTTTAATACATGAACGCAATCGTGTAGATATGGGTAAGAATTGAACTACCAGTTCAAACAATGCTATTGTCAGCAGCTGAGAAGATCTCTGACTATTTCAACTAATTGGTTCTTTCATTTTAAACATAGAACTTCCCTTGAGAAATTCAAGTATGCATCAGTTCTATGTAACTgctgtcattttttttattaatataaatatgattacAAAATTATTTGGAAATAGATGGTAAAATTCAAGAAAGCACTACTACTTCCAGAATCACATGCCTCTGTTAACTTACTCTGGCTATTGGGATTTGGGATGTTGAAATCTCAACTTATCTTAGTTGTGGCATCAGAACACAGTATAAACTTTAAGCGCCATTCATGATAGAGCAAATAATGCAGAATCTATAAATTATTGAGTTGTATACAATAACTAACCTGATGAGCAACCTGGACCAAATGTTTACTTCTTAAAGGCGAATCTTTCAACGCTTCTGAATCCTGCAATCTTGGATCAATGTTTTCAATCTCCACAGACTTTTTTTTCACTGAGCAGTCTGGAGAAGAGTTCTCATTTGGGTTCGACAAGTTATCTTTCTTACGCTTCCTGCTGAACATATACTTGAGAGGCGTCATATTGTTACCTTGAAGATTTGATTCATTACTTCCTTCAGATGCTTTGGTGTCTCCAAAAATAGATTCAACTGGTAACACGCCGAAGTTAAGCAGCGGTTGACCATCACCCTCCTCTACCATCACTGAGACATCTACCAATTCTGCGTCCTCCTTGTGTGCATCATTATCTGCACATGCAAACTTTCTGTGTATCTTGTTTTCTACAGTGAAACCTGAGGATGCGCCTTGAAAACCAGTACCCCCTTCAATACCACCTTCACCTCCTAATTTCGTGGATTTGACAGTGCATTCAGCTGCCTTGGACTTGCTATTAGGAAATGATGAACATTGCAGACCAGGTCTCATTGGCTGATTAGAAAGGGAGCTATGTGACAATGATGGAGGGAAACTAACGTCTAGGTATTTGACACGTCTTTTCCTAATGCTTCTACGAGCAACAGCAACGGTTAAGCCCTTGTTTTGTGGCCCTTCTTTACCTGACACAAAAGAACTTCCTGCTACATTATTTTTCTCAGTATTGATGGAAGGACAATTAGGACTGCCATACAAAGTGTCTGTGTGCAAGTATCTTGCAGAACAACGGGAAATTGCTGGCAATGGTCGTTGAGAAAACATGAGCTTATTAGAACGAGCCTTGCAAGAGCTATTTTTGGTTTTGCCATTTCGagcttttcttctcctttttcctAGGATTGTATATGGCCCCTGCATAGTGGCATGGCCCTTAAGTGGTTCTTCGCCAACTAAATTCTCCGCTTTTATAGCTTTAGATGATGGGAGAATACGTGTTTCACCATCTCGTCCACTAGGTTCAGTGACCTGTGTAACTTTATTAGGAAAACTTGGATCATCTCCAGAATGCAATCTATCGTCTGCTAAGCTCATCACTATTGCAGACCATCCATTTTTATAAATCTCTGGCTCATTCAAAAGGTTGTCCTTTGAGTAATTGCACAATGCTGTGTCTGACATGTCTGCTGATTTGCAGACCTTGGATCCCAATTCAGTAGGGAATTTTAACGACTCTGAATTATTTACATTTGACTTCGCCATGATACTATTGCGACAATTCAAAATCTCTTCAGCATGTGGTCTCAGGTGATGGAGAGGCTTATTTTTTGCTTCATTCAACTGCTCATGCACATCATGCAATTCTGCTCTAAGATCAATTATCAGCCCTTCAGCTTCATTAAGCTGAGCCTCTAATTCATCAATTCTTCTTTGCTGATTTTGAGACAAACTTTCAGCTTCAGCTGTCTGCATTAAGGGTTACACATATCAGTTTCTTTAAACTGTGAGATATGGGAATCAACATCCTGCTAGGATATACTATCATATCATTCATGTAAAATCACTCCCAGAATACAAAACCAATAGACAGAAATGTATGTACTACAATTATTTCACCAAATGGGGTTCACTAAATCCAAAAGGGAACCTCTAGCCATGCTGATCTAGTCTCCAATTCCTGAAGGGAAGAAGCATTGCCCAGCTACAATATTAGCAcgtcatatttttaatttgtgatATTTTTAACAGTTTAACTTCAAGAATTATAGAAAATGGATTATATATGAACAAGAATAAGCTTTAAAGTCTTGTCTTGGACACAATGAAGTCTTTATAACATTTACTTCACCTTCCTctgattttctttcaaaatcaagCCTAGTTGCCACGCAACTTAAAATTCTAATACTGTCGGAATAAGCATTGGGATGCAGCACTCAATCTGTTCTGAGATCTGTCCAGTATAATAGTACATTCCAACAGAATTTCTAAAAGTCATATCTTTTTAAGGGTGCTATACGATCGAGTAAACCTATCAATTTTATAActgatggaaagaaaaatatatactatTACTCTCCTATAGATCGAGCTAACCTAACAGAAGCAAACAATCATAATGTTTATCAATAAAAGCCTTTGCTCAAGTCAAGCACACCACATTTAACTTGGATCCCACCAGTAAATCAAACCTTAAAACCAAAAATATCAAATGCACTTTTCCAATTTCTGTAGTTATAATATCTCAAAAAATTAAGTTCCTTTTCCACATTAGTTTCCTGAAAATTATTAGTAATGTTTTTCATAataattgcattaaaaaaatacacTATATGACGATAAGtcttcaaagcaaacaaaatTCGATCAATCAAACAACTAGGCAGCTTAACATAAAAAATCACAAGTTGAATACTACCTTAGCATCAATCATTAATTTCAAACGAAGCAGCATACGAAGGGCTTCCTCTTTTGTAGAATGCAGATCCTGCTGAAACTTAAGAGCTTTTTTCTCCGATTCCATAACACGAGCTGCCGCCTCCTTTGCCATGTTCAAAATTATTCCCGCATATGCTTTCTTCACAGCCTCCATTTTTCTATGATAATCCAAACTGATACCGATCAAATTAcaaatagttaaaaaattaataacaaaggGGATCGAGATGTAGTGATGAAAAATGTTAGATATGTTTGTGTAGCTCATCCATGGCGGTTAGCAGTGAAGTGAAAATGCAAATATGGGTGATTTGGTATGAAGCGAATCGACGCTTGCAATtctcacaattttattttattttatttttcagttaCGGGTTGGTATATGGTACAAAGTCCAAAAGCGCGCATAATATGAGAAAGTGGGGCCATCTAAGCGCGtaatgcttttgaaaattttcaaattttgaattacaAACTCTCAAATCCTCCTCCTTAAAAAGTTGGTACAAACCCATTTATCCTCCATTTAATTAGTTTGATTTCgcacaaatttaaagaaataaaaatatttaaaatttatgatctaaAACAAGTAATAGATATTTGTatagttataaattattttattactgataaaaataaatattttaaagtaaaattattatctGATATTAGAAATGTGTCATTCttttaaactaactaaaaatgaaagtaaatcatataaaatagaatagaaagactactattttttttcttttttatttttcttcctattaaagatttaaaaatataCAGTGAGTTCTTATAACAAGTTACAATTCTGATCGCTAATAATGAAATATCAAATCCAACATGCATTTAGTATACATATTGAGACtagattaaattataatttatattggagaatgtcatatcagaCGTTAATACTTTTTTAACATAAGTGATCccatatatataattcaaacaTGAATGTTCTAATTCTTGATGAGAATTACTTAACATTTTATCGTCTTTAGCagagttataatttttaataagagGTTGAGATACAAAGAGGTAAACATACAAATGAATCAAGGAGATTcaatacatattatatatgtccataaaaaaaatttaccttatGTAATGTAATTTTTCGATGAAAAAAGTTTAGGCGAAATCCTACACTTGTTAGTTTGGGCACTTATACGAATCATTTGGTAACTAGTTtgaattacacaaatattatctatgtaaattttaattatacgGGTATCACTTACATGGGTACTAATTATTTCATCTTTAACTCCACATTAAAAAAATGCACACTTCCTCTTAACTTATACATTTGTATGCATGTTTTTAAATTGCAAATCATACGTCGTAATAATGTTAAATTTGAATAAGTTCTCTCTTTACTAGCTACCAAATGCGGCTTATTTCACTACtagaaacaaaatatttttcgcATCAAAAAGTCAatgaaaaattttcattatcgaacattaattttcatttattttttctttaaaccaGCTTATTGGAAAAATGGTTGgtgaaaattaattttcttttttaattttttatataaagatattattattattattgttatcgttattattattattattattattattattatattattttttcccaTGAAACTCGAGGTTGCATgctataattatttgttttttaaagaataataacaaatatttgTGTGCTTATACCCATATTGCAACCCCATTTTAAAGCGCATTCCTGTTGAGTTTATGAATAAAATCTTACTTGTATTTGGTATTTTAAAtggattaaaaaaaacatctttGTTGCCTCATGACATGTTTATCGTAGTGAACACTTCATTTAATATATGATCTAATAATTACTTGAATATAAACAAAGTAAGAATGATAATACTAATGTCGAGAATAATcacaaagaaaacaagaaaaaacaaattgcATAGTATAATACATTTAAATTAGAGACTTAATAAGAAGCTTTTAACGTTTTAAATGTAATCTACATAGTATTATAATTTCTATAGCTTCGATAGAATTATGAATTCACTATATCTTAAAATGAAGTTACTTGTACTAGCAAAACAAAACCAAAAATACTATACTCATTATGTCTCTGAAAACTTCgtcatattttactttttgatagtttaaataaaaattgtcttAAAGTGATTGAAgaagtatatatattataccaATCATACGTCCAGAAGTATAAAAGAAAGGAGTTGTATATAGTGTCGCTTCGAAAAATATGATATTGGAAATCTTAAAAATttgtagtttttaaaaaaaaaaaaaaattaaagcaattCGTGCCCACATGCATGAGCTTCGGATCACCAAATATGAACTGATACCATATGAACCAGAAAAATTTAGAACCACTTACTAAATTCTAAAGTTCCTTTTTTAGTTTTCCTCTCGGTGTTCAGAGCTCACATTGAAGTCCTGCTAAATTTAAATTGCGCACTGCATAATTCATTCAAAAGTGACActcttaaaaatgaaatatttctaTCACCGCATCATAACTCATGTCGATGACCAAATTCTATTGTTAATGAGATATGTAAATCAGTTGTTCTGTTTGAACAAGAACCAATAAAACTATCTAATAGCGTAAATTAGGTGAAAAtaagatataattgaaaattagGTGCACTCCAATAAAATAGTCAAACTACAACGTGcaatatgtttttcaaaaaagtttttaatatttaattaattttgttccCATAAACTATCTCCATATCCTATCTAAATTGTGAAAGTAGGTCAAACTGTCAcagcagattttttttttttaaaaaaaagataatgcaGAAATTAGGTGGGGGATATTACAGTACATAAATTTGGACCTGAATGAAGATTCAGTACAGTTTGGCCCCTCCTTTTTCACCTATTTTAGCAGCATGGCCATATGGAATTAGACCACCATTGGTCATCATGATCCATAACCACTAAGGGCCAGTTTGATCGTGTAATACGGtatcataatatgaaattataatgttgtatcatgatataaaattaaaattttattttaatatacgaaatgaaattttgatattatatattttcttataaacataaaaatttcataagttttaaaactataaaaatagtCCCAATtgttttattcaatattatcaaataaataaaaaatataaaatcgtataataaattattacaaagttaTTTGTTCTCCATTTAAGTAATtgttttatcaatatatttgagtaaaaataaaacatttttcacGGGTTTTTCAAGATTAACAATCGTAAAATGTGAATTAAAGTGACTATATAttagtgaaaataataaattttatgtcggtgagaataataaattttaaaaagtaatgatttgattataaattttatttacatgtgaaataaatggttagtatatataaatgtaggattgttttaacaaaatataaactcgtggatcaatttttgtattaaaataactcaaatcatgatatggtattcccatatgattccatatcatgatttttgaagaatatagtatcacatctcatgatatggaatcagcGTAAAATCACATATCCAAACGCTGATTCCATCTCAGGGTACGATATCATAATATGGTTTCACATGGACAAACGCCTACTAAGGCTTCATATCAACTTGACTTATTGCCAGAGTTTTAATCAACGATTCATCATGTTCTATtctgaaattataattttttaatttatttttagggtgaaaattatattttaaacattaaagTTGTGTTTTGTCAAattgaagttattttttatttttatttttttgagaaatttgtgCTGATCAAGTTAATacctttttgttgttttttcaaattcttaaatatttaattgaattccaaaattttatcaaacatatttacaaaattttacaaatattatcataattatatttaatagttgtaattatatttgaactatgttttatAGGAGAACATTTCTTCTCAGCTTCTGAAAGTCAGTTTCTATTATAGCTCAGAGATATTAGTAGTATTGATTAGACTACTAATTGGCTAACTCTCAATAACTAACTAACTCATCAGACTAATTTAAATAAAGGTTGAATTATGGTGCTTGACCAagttatatatatgaaaatatagttCAGACACtcttaaatcaaatttaaaatcagAAATAATAATTTCGCTAGCGTTTAGtcattgattttcaaatatttttgataaatattatttgggtgaaatttcatcatgtgtttggccatagtatttgaaaatatatttcacatttaaaaaaaaatatgagttatatccataacttttaaaaactattaaactAATCATAAGTgagtattacaagtcaattagATATTCGTTGCAACAAAAAACAAGTAGTGTCCATGATACTGGAGCAAACGTGTtaatttggagtgagtgcaaATCATTCATACATCGTGACAAAACACATGGAGGGAATACTATAGAGggtgtttttctaaaaaataaaaatttggaataaaattttaatttttaaaagatcctAAATAATGAGTATGACACAAATACTagaaaaactaatattttaagaatttgagaaatttgccaaaatatttattaaataatgacaaatttatgaataaatattatttatcaaaagaatttcaaattttacttaaaaaaatctATGACTAAACAGATACCTCGCTTAAGTTTACACATATATCACCTTTGTCTTTGTGGAATAAATTGGCCGATTGGGTATTTAAGGCTCAGCCATATAAAGATgttataaaatgaatatttgacttagcaatataatttttttaaaaatttaacacaaacaatttaaaagtaaataaaattgttaaattttacTATCTTTAAATATGTATATCAAAATGCTTTCCAACTTGTGCTTTGTATATGttattaaaatgactaaaaagaAAGTAACatgaataaattgaaatgaaaaaaaatataaatttttagtaTATAAGATAAGCATGGTTTATTAGACTAAACTTTAGTATATCAAACATGGATGCTTTCAAAAGATTTGTCAAAAGTTGCTTCATTAagccaactttttttttgtatattcaaaTATGGTTTTAAGTCATTGGcattttgtatttgtttttatttatgcattaaaataatttcttagtACCTTCTAAAGGCTCCACTGAATACTTGTAAAATAACAGACTGGGTTTTCATTTGTCAAGTCAAATGCCTCACCAGTCTTCATCTTCCTTATTTCCTATCTATTTCTGTTGCGCATATTATCAAACAGCTTGTGCCAATTACCCAAAACTGCTGCTGTTGAATCCCTAAACCCCAGCCAACCGATGGCTCGTTTCAGATTTCTCCTTTCGCTTGTGTTGATTCTGATTTCACTTCTTCTTCCGCTCCTTGATGCTGCTGTAGCTGAAGATGATCTCAAGTGTTTAGAAGGATTCAAGAAGTCTTTGGAAGATCCAGATGGGAATCTGAATTCATGGAACTTTAAAAATACTACTATCGGAGCTATCTGTAAATTTGTGGGTGTTACTTGCTGGAATGACAACGAAAATCGCATCATCAGTCTCTCTCTTCCGGCTATGAACCTCGGAGGGAAGGTTACGGAGCCTGTACAGTACTGTGCCAGCTTGACAACCCTTGATCTCTCTGGTAATAGCTTTTCTGGTCCAATTCCTTCTCAAATTTGTACTTGGCTACCTTATTTGGTAACCCTAGACTTGTCCGGTAACGATTATTCCGGTCCTATCCCTGCCGATCTTGCTAAATGCAcctttttgaataaattatcGCTCAGTGATAACAAGCTTACTGGAAATATTCCTCCTGAATTTTCTAGTTTAAGTAGGCTTAATAGTTTTTCTGTGGCAAATAATCAACTCTCCGGTAGAATCCCGGCAGCTTTCGATTCGTCTAAGTTTAATTTTGAGGGAAATAGTCTCTGTGGTGGACCTTTGGGGAAATGTGGAGGACTAAGTAAGAAAAGCTTAGCTATTATTATTGCAGCAGGAGTCTTTGGTGCTGCTGCTTCTATGTTGTTGGCTTTTGGTGCGTGGTATTGGTTTTTTACCAAAGCTGGaaagaggaagagagggtatGGAGTTGGGAGAGACGACTCTGATAGTTGGGCTGATAAACTGAGGGCTCACAAGCTCACTCAGGTTATGTTGTTCCAGAAACCGCTCGTCAAGGTTAAATTAGCTGATTTGTTGATTGCCACAAATGGTTTCAGGACGGACAATGTTATCAACTCAACTAGAATGGGTACTACTTATAATGCTGTGTTACGTGATGGTTCTGCACTTGCCATTAAGCGGCTTAATACTTGCAAACTGAGCGAGAAACACTTTCGTGATGAGATGTATAGGCTAGGACAACTTAGGCATCCTAATCTGGTGCCACTGTTGGGGTTTTGTGTTGTTGAAGGGGAGAAGCTTTTGGTTTATAAACACCTGTCAAATGGTACTTTGCACTCATTCTTAAATGGGAATGCAAGTGAACTGGATTGGCCTACTCGGTTTAGAATTGGCTTGGGTGCTGCTAGGGGCCTTGCTTGGTTACATCATGGTGTCCAGCCTCCTATCTTGCACCAAAACATATGTTCTAATGTTATTTTCCTCGATGAAGACTTTGATGCTAGAGTAATGGATTTTGGGCTGGCAAGATTGATGACGTCAGATGCAAAAGAGTCTAGTTATGTGAATGGGGAGTTGGGTGAATTTGGCTATGTAGCTCCAGAATACTCTAGCACAATGGTGCCTTCACTGAAAGGGGATGCTTATAGTTTTGGGGTAGTGCTTTTGGAGTTGGCTACTGGACAAAAACCTCTTGAAGTTACTGCTGGTGAAGAGGGATTCAAGGGTAATTTGGTAGACTGGATGAATCAGCTCTCTGCTTCGGGTCGCATTAAAGATGCAATTGACCAGAACATGCGTGGGAAGGGGCATGATGAAGAGATTGTGCAGTTCCTAAAAGTTGCTTGTAATTCTGTGGTTTCTCGACCCAATGATAGGTGGTCTATGTATCAGGTTTATGAAGCACTTAAGAGCATGGCTGAAAAACAGGGTTTCTCTGAACAGTATGACGAATTCCCGTTACTATTTGGCAAAGAAGGTACTACTAGAAGCCCTGTTTGAAGCCGGAATTGCGAAATTATTACTAAATGTTCACTCCAAATGAACATGATGCATCCTGTTGTAAGTTTTCAGTTCCTATTGGTGTAAGTGGCATGGCACTGTTTTGATTGGCTCAGAAGTACACCCTTTATATATTTCTGTATTATATTTGCAAAATGCACAAATCATTCTCAAGTATTTGCTTGCTTGATATTTGTAGTATAGGAAGCTGATAATTATTGTTCATGTTTGTGATTACCGTTGCCTATAGCATTAGATGTTATGTATTCAAAGGATTCTCAACTGAACGTCTCTTTTATTGGAAACTGGTCTATATTACTATTTACTGATTGTCTAGCTCTTGTTTGGAAGCCAATGGGGACGTTTGCTTATTAATGTTGCATGTATGCcttttttcatttgtttgttGATCACAACTAGTTCTGTATACCAAAATATCGGATCAAACTGACTGAAAGATCTGACATCTGATTGGTttgatttgagaaaaaaatccAGCCAAACTTTGACGTATAAATGTGTTGAATGTGTATATGTTTATTAGCAAATATCATATAGCTtctcttttgaaaattttcaacatCCTTGTTTGGAATGtgtaatatattcattatagaTGATCCATTTCGGTCTGTTTGAATGTTTCATTATATGGTCACTTTGTTATCATGTATTTGTTGAAATGATTCAACATTCCTTGTTCTTCCATTTTACAAGCCAAGTTTCATCAAGGTCTCAAGTTGAGTTTTgtattctctattgatgtttatattaGTCATTTCTTCGCGTTAACTATTCAAAATCTGTCTAACATAAAAGCATATATGAATGTGACATATGTTGTTAGCCAGTAAAAGCATCGATCTGCCGAGGAATAAGCTTTGAGGAAACTGCAGTC
This window of the Solanum pennellii chromosome 2, SPENNV200 genome carries:
- the LOC107011427 gene encoding uncharacterized protein LOC107011427, which codes for MSYTNISNIFHHYISIPFVINFLTICNLIGISLDYHRKMEAVKKAYAGIILNMAKEAAARVMESEKKALKFQQDLHSTKEEALRMLLRLKLMIDAKTAEAESLSQNQQRRIDELEAQLNEAEGLIIDLRAELHDVHEQLNEAKNKPLHHLRPHAEEILNCRNSIMAKSNVNNSESLKFPTELGSKVCKSADMSDTALCNYSKDNLLNEPEIYKNGWSAIVMSLADDRLHSGDDPSFPNKVTQVTEPSGRDGETRILPSSKAIKAENLVGEEPLKGHATMQGPYTILGKRRRKARNGKTKNSSCKARSNKLMFSQRPLPAISRCSARYLHTDTLYGSPNCPSINTEKNNVAGSSFVSGKEGPQNKGLTVAVARRSIRKRRVKYLDVSFPPSLSHSSLSNQPMRPGLQCSSFPNSKSKAAECTVKSTKLGGEGGIEGGTGFQGASSGFTVENKIHRKFACADNDAHKEDAELVDVSVMVEEGDGQPLLNFGVLPVESIFGDTKASEGSNESNLQGNNMTPLKYMFSRKRKKDNLSNPNENSSPDCSVKKKSVEIENIDPRLQDSEALKDSPLRSKHLVQVAHQLISLSGRSWWH
- the LOC107011426 gene encoding inactive LRR receptor-like serine/threonine-protein kinase BIR2 — encoded protein: MARFRFLLSLVLILISLLLPLLDAAVAEDDLKCLEGFKKSLEDPDGNLNSWNFKNTTIGAICKFVGVTCWNDNENRIISLSLPAMNLGGKVTEPVQYCASLTTLDLSGNSFSGPIPSQICTWLPYLVTLDLSGNDYSGPIPADLAKCTFLNKLSLSDNKLTGNIPPEFSSLSRLNSFSVANNQLSGRIPAAFDSSKFNFEGNSLCGGPLGKCGGLSKKSLAIIIAAGVFGAAASMLLAFGAWYWFFTKAGKRKRGYGVGRDDSDSWADKLRAHKLTQVMLFQKPLVKVKLADLLIATNGFRTDNVINSTRMGTTYNAVLRDGSALAIKRLNTCKLSEKHFRDEMYRLGQLRHPNLVPLLGFCVVEGEKLLVYKHLSNGTLHSFLNGNASELDWPTRFRIGLGAARGLAWLHHGVQPPILHQNICSNVIFLDEDFDARVMDFGLARLMTSDAKESSYVNGELGEFGYVAPEYSSTMVPSLKGDAYSFGVVLLELATGQKPLEVTAGEEGFKGNLVDWMNQLSASGRIKDAIDQNMRGKGHDEEIVQFLKVACNSVVSRPNDRWSMYQVYEALKSMAEKQGFSEQYDEFPLLFGKEGTTRSPV